One window of the Micropterus dolomieu isolate WLL.071019.BEF.003 ecotype Adirondacks linkage group LG08, ASM2129224v1, whole genome shotgun sequence genome contains the following:
- the LOC123975285 gene encoding uncharacterized protein LOC123975285, which translates to MKVRHTLICFFFLSLQDGNTGLTNAQIPSVHTGTEGGDITVRCSFSSPGSSMFFCKRECKPEDILIHTTGVRDQRGRYSITYEGGYSLYSKYVFVSIIQLTKSDSGRYRCGLGGFNIEFEIIVVDALLDGSPPEETSLYARAGGNIVVGCSFTFSGRGKYFCKEECKEKDILVETTGYTAERGRYSIRYTQRSLTDVSVYVSITQLTKSDSGRYRCGLDRRLSPDSYWEFEIIVTDDPSASIPTTQISQTDLHQIETAPLRDVWLPVGLTLAIMVILLLLAVVIYCRKRSSKPKEAPVETEYTSVTETNQVYENIREDRHSRSAPVEISSVYTLAKYTHQKTPESTDDYSSVSESRFQNTAEDYSSKLTYSEVIFSKRTVGSSTRALRGDDNNVVYAVPRVETSSDTDDQPVYSVT; encoded by the exons ATGAAAGTCCGTCACACTTTGatctgcttcttcttcctct CTCTGCAGGATGGAAACACTGGTCTCACCAATGCCCAGATCCCATCTGTCCATACAGGAACTGAAGGAGGAGATATCACAGTTAGATGCTCCTTTTCTTCACCTGGAAGCTCGATgttcttttgcaagagagaatGTAAACCAGAGGACATCCTCATTCACACAACTGGTGTCAGAGATCAGAGAGGCAGATACAGCATCACATATGAAGGAGGATATTCTTTATAttctaaatatgtttttgtgagCATCATACAGCTGACCAAGTCTGACTCGGGACGGTACAGGTGTGGTTTAGGTGGATTTAATATAGAGTTTGAAATCATTGTTGTAGATG CACTGCTGGATGGAAGTCCTCCTGAAGAAACATCCCTCTATGCAAGAGCTGGAGGAAATATTGTAGTTGGATGCTCCTTTACTTTCTCTGGAAGGGGGAAGTACTTCTGCAAGGAAGAATGTAAAGAGAAAGACATTCTTGTTGAAACAACTGGTTACACAGCTGAGAGAGGCAGATACAGCATCAGATATACACAACGATCTCTGACAGATGTATCTGTGTATGTGAGCATCACACAGCTGACCAAGTCTGACTCAGGACGGTACAGGTGTGGTCTGGACAGACGTTTATCACCAGATTCCTACTGGGAGTTTGAGATTATTGTCACAGATG ACCCATCAGCCTCCATACCAACAACACAGATTTCTCAGACTGACCTGCATCAGATTGAGACAGCACCACTTCGAG ATGTGTGGCTGCCTGTCGGTCTGACTCTGGCCATAATGGTTATCCTATTATTACTGGCTGTGGTGATATACTGCAGGAAGAGGTCTTCTAAACCCAAGG AAGCTCCAGTGGAAACAGAGTACACTTCTGTCACAGAG ACCAACCAAGTGTACGAGAACatcagagaggacagacacagcAGATCTGCTCCTGTGGAAATCTCTTCAGTTTACACTCTCGCCAAATATACCCACCAAAAAACTCCTGAATCCACTGATGACTACAGCTCTGTCTCTGAATCCAGATTTCAAAATACA gCTGAAGACTACTCGAGTAAACTCACCTATTCTGAGGTGATTTTTTCCAAAAGGACCGTTGGCTCGTCCACCAGAGCCCTCCGTGGTGACGACAATAATGTTGTCTACGCTGTTCCTCGGGTAGAGACGAGCTCCGATACTGATGATCAACCTGTTTACTCTGTTACTTAG